In Passer domesticus isolate bPasDom1 chromosome 1, bPasDom1.hap1, whole genome shotgun sequence, one DNA window encodes the following:
- the FOXQ1 gene encoding forkhead box protein Q1 has product MKLEVFSQHYEDKLSTGSDQEGSGSLSPAPAESELGSDGDCAANSPGGGAGRPGHPPPPPPTPQPPPPPPAESAKGKPYTRRPKPPYSYIALIAMAIRDSAGGRLTLAEINDYLMSRFPFFRGAYTGWRNSVRHNLSLNDCFVKVLRDPARPWGKDNYWMLNPSSEYTFADGVFRRRRKRLSRAAPPPQPARPAAGVPPQVPQEAAGAGAASPGASPRCCCASSPCHCAPAAKEAAAGGGGARPAGGGAAKFSSSFAIESLLQRPAGPRAAPPQHARLLWPAPPAPPHLLPGPYPLLPYPPAAQPPPALYGGGLLQLCAYGLPEPSPPPPLLLGGRPALAPGEAAPLAERPRAPLFHAGLAKSGRGPPPGSPLYGPLRLAGPLPPAAGGSASFQPYAVETPLA; this is encoded by the coding sequence atGAAGCTGGAGGTGTTCTCGCAGCACTATGAGGACAAGCTGAGCACCGGCAGCGACCAGGAAGGCAGCGGCTCGCTCTCCCCGGCTCCGGCGGAGAGCGAACTGGGCTCGGACGGTGACTGCGCGGCCAACAgcccgggcggcggggccgggcggccgGGGCATCCCCCTCCGCCGCCCCCCACGCCGCAGCCCCCGCCACCGCCGCCTGCCGAGAGCGCCAAGGGGAAACCCTACACGCGGCGCCCGAAACCGCCCTACTCCTACATCGCGCTGATCGCCATGGCCATCCGCGACTCGGCCGGCGGCCGCCTGACCCTGGCCGAGATCAATGACTACCTGATGAGCCGCTTCCCCTTCTTCCGCGGCGCCTACACCGGCTGGCGCAACTCGGTGCGCCACAACCTCTCCCTCAACGACTGCTTCGTCAAGGTGCTGCGCGACCCGGCGCGGCCCTGGGGCAAGGACAACTACTGGATGCTGAACCCCAGCAGCGAGTACACCTTCGCCGACGGCGTCTTCCGCCGCCGCCGCAAGCGCCTCAgccgcgccgccccgccgccgcagcccgcccgccccgccgccggcgTCCCGCCGCAAGTGCCGCAGGAGGCGGCCGGAGCGGGCGCCGCGTCCCCCGGCGCTTCCCCGCGGTGCTGCTGCGCCTCCTCGCCCTGCCACTGCGCGCCGGCCGCCAAGGAGGCagcggcggggggcggcggggcgaggccggcgggcggcggcgctgccAAGTTCTCCAGCTCCTTCGCCATCGAGAGCCTCCTGCAGCGGCCGGCAGGaccccgcgccgccccgccgcaGCACGCCCGCCTCCTGTGGCCGGCGCCGCCCGCGCCCCCGCACCTGCTGCCCGGCCCCTACCCGCTGCTGCCCTACCCACCTGCCGcgcagcccccgcccgccctCTACGGCGGgggcctcctgcagctctgcgcCTACGGGCTGCCGGAGCcatcgccgccgccgccgctgctgctcgGGGGGCGGCCCGCGCTGGCCCCGGGGGAGGCGGCGCCGCTGGCGGAGCGGCCGCGGGCGCCGCTGTTCCACGCCGGCCTCGCCAAGAGCGGGCGGGGGCCGCCGCCCGGCTCCCCGCTCTACGGGCCCCTCCGGCTGGCCGGGCCGCTGCCGCCGGCGGCGGGGGGCTCGGCCTCCTTCCAGCCGTACGCCGTGGAGACCCCGCTGGCTTAA